A window of Piliocolobus tephrosceles isolate RC106 chromosome 13, ASM277652v3, whole genome shotgun sequence contains these coding sequences:
- the MS4A14 gene encoding LOW QUALITY PROTEIN: membrane-spanning 4-domains subfamily A member 14 (The sequence of the model RefSeq protein was modified relative to this genomic sequence to represent the inferred CDS: deleted 1 base in 1 codon), with the protein MESPSQDKRPTHVITIKPNETVWTAFPYRPHSSLLDFLKGEPRVLGATQILLALIIVGLGTIFVLNYIRFSQRFPLVVLTGYPFWGALIFILTGYYTVTNKKSKILGQGVMSMNVISSLVAITGITLIILSYRHQDKYCQTSSTEEICVLGRTLFIGILSVLLIISIAELSISVTIASFRSKCWTQSDEVLFFLPSDVTQNSEQPAPEENAQLQFELQEEFSSDDSTTNAHSVFFGGYAFFKLRLSRSPLVSQPGNKGTEFVPDEQKQSILPSPKFSEEEIELKPLPATLEEKPSENMPIQLDSTFKQMKDEDLQSAIVQPSQMQTQFPQDQAVSLQVFPSHSILKLEYLSPEDLPSQALPVEGLSEQSMPSRSTTSHDKQSYNLTANDLPPQGILSQDTPSQDMLFPDMTSQDMKSLDMLSQDTSPHNMPPQDTPSQDMLSQALSAHAILPEASTPHIVQFPKIQQLLQQPPDLQPENTEPQNRQILQMSYQDIRSEVMEETKEWKSQEEFHRRKSSRRHSLNQQTKALQYLRRYSLDMQTKGHKSSKRHSLDQQSKGWQSPKRKSLDQQIKDWLSPKRHSIDKQVQLNQTTEQLPDQQVEDQQAKGERHPEGQSKDGQVKDQQTDEEQPSKKQIQDQQTEDQQTQEKKSPKGQSQNVRAKGQQAQVEKVPKLLCQDSESQIQQYQFWQYHKSSLQTGQPKTVNLLAKNPLNG; encoded by the exons TGGACTGCATTTCCCTACAGACCTCATAGCTCTCTGCTGGATTTTCTGAAGGGAGAGCCAAGAGTCTTGGGG GCTACCCAGATCCTGCTTGCTCTAATCATTGTGGGCCTTGGAACTATATTTGTACTTAATTACATCCGTTTCTCCCAAAGATTTCCCCTTGTTGTCCTCACGGGATATCCATTTTGGGGAGCACTTATT TTTATTCTTACAGGATATTACACAGTAACCAATAAGAAGTCAAAAATTCTG GGTCAAGGTGTCATGAGCATGAATGTTATCAGTTCCTTGGTTGCGATAACTGGGATTACTTTAATCATTCTCAGCTATAGACATCAAGACAAGTACTGCCAGACATCTTCCACTGAAGAAATATGTGTTTTAGGTAGAACTCTTTTCATT GGAATTTTGTCAGTCTTACTGATCATCAGCATAGCAGAGCTCAGCATCTCTGTGACTATTGCATCCTTTAGAAGCAAGTGCTGGACACAGTCAGATGAG GTCctgtttttcttgccttctgatgTTACTCAAAATAGTGAACAACCTGCCCCAGAAGAAAATGCTCAATTACAATTTGAGCTTCAAGAAGAGTTTTCCAGTGATGATTCAACAACAAATGCACACTCTGTTTTCTTTGGAGGCTATGCTTTCTTCAAGTTAAGACTCTCTAGAAGTCCTTTAGTCTCCCAACCAGGTAATAAAGGTACGGAATTTGTGCCAGATGAACAAAAGCAAAGTATCCTTCCATCTCCCAaattttcagaggaggaaattgaACTAAAACCTTTGCCTGCTACATTAGAGGAAAAGCCCTCAGAAAATATGCCCATTCAGCTCGACTCtacatttaaacaaatgaaagatgAAGATCTACAATCTGCTATTGTACAACCTTCCCAAATGCAAACCCAGTTTCCGCAGGACCAAGCTGTGTCACTCCAAGTTTTTCCATCCCATTCTATACTAAAACTCGAATATCTGTCACCTGAAGACTTGCCATCCCAAGCTCTACCAGTAGAAGGCCTGTCAGAACAATCCATGCCATCTAGGTCTACAACATCCCATGACAAACAGTCTTATAATCTGACAGCTAATGACCTGCCCCCTCAAGGCATACTATCCCAAGACACACCATCTCAAGATATGCTGTTTCCTGACATGACATCCCAAGACATGAAATCCCTAGATATGCTATCTCAAGACACATCACCCCACAACATGCCACCCCAAGACACACCTTCCCAAGATATGCTATCCCAAGCTCTATCAGCGCACGCCATATTACCTGAAGCCTCAACACCCCATATTGTGCAGTTCCCTAAAATACAACAGCTACTTCAGCAGCCCCCAGATCTTCAACCAGAAAACACTGAACCTCAAAACCGGCAAATTTTACAAATGTCATATCAAGATATTAGATCAGAAGTTATGGAAGAGACCAAAGAATGGAAATCTCAGGAGGAATTCCATAGAAGAAAATCCTCAAGACGGCATTCCTTAAACCAGCAAACCAAAGCCTTGCAATACTTAAGGAGATATTCTTTAGACATGCAAACCAAAGGCCATAAATCCTCAAAGAGGCATTCCTTAGATCAGCAAAGCAAAGGCTGGCAATCTCCAAAGCGGAAATCCTTAGACCAGCAAATCAAAGACTGGCTATCCCCAAAGAGGCACTCCATAGATAAGCAAGTTCAACTTAATCAAACTACAGAGCAACTCCCAGATCAACAAGTTGAAGATCAGCAAGCCAAAGGGGAACGACACCCAGAAGGACAATCTAAAGATGGACAAGTTAAAGACCAGCAGACTGATGAGGAGCAACCCTCAAAGAAGCAAATCCAGGATCAGCAAACCGAAGACCAGCAGACCCAAGAGAAGAAATCCCCGAAAGGACAATCCCAAAATGTTCGAGCCAAAGGACAGCAAGCTCAGGTGGAGAAAGTGCCAAAACTGTTATGCCAAGATTCAGAATCCCAAATACAGCAATACCAATTCTGGCAATAC CACAAAAGCAGTCTCCAGACTGGACAACCCAAGACTGTCAATCTTTTGGCCAAAAATCCCCTGAATGGATAA